From Paenibacillus polymyxa, the proteins below share one genomic window:
- a CDS encoding hybrid sensor histidine kinase/response regulator translates to MKKQGVLFFIILLLAVALPVYPLVSGVLSGNSHWKAHNGVIDLRNWDPDKEGAVQLGGEWEFYPNQLLQPSSFQETRDQDWGNRRNSSKLGSGTGSSAKIVDVPGRWNQWMPGGQATGYGTYHVRVLLPEKLENLYGIHMQNIRNSSRVWIDGAEVGASGIPSVSAEKGKQGNAPFVGFAAIDGHATDIIVHVANYSYSSGGIIYPLLFGDYASITHSREVAMAEDTVLVAGFFIPTVFFIMLYLLRKKEKALLYLACFCVAAIFYILTHGEKLLVWGMPDLPYEWILKIQSFSSTLFYYFLIRYVHLTTQIVMNRIVLRLYSITTALMLGMGLLLPTLVLSSFETFILLFGVVSVGYVLLILIRGLVQRTDDAALLVISIMSILMIVVTSFVYVLGWGDVRGVTAYEMLIFVLAQTLLLAKRFVHSFMEVENLSRRLLTLDGLKDEFLANTSHELRTPLHGIINIAQSMLDRYGTQFNEPQKHNLVLIANVGRRLSYLINDILDFSNLKNGRLALNRRPVNVQAAVNSVLEVLGHSVGKKKLQFVKEWPNSLPKVDADEHRLNQILYNLLGNAMKFTEEGEIVISAKTRNREMEISVKDTGPGIAPDYLLHIFEPFNRGANAEDEGYSGTGLGLGITRRLVELHGGHIRVESRLGKGSTFYFTLPLAETGTSAHEAQKNVLSEVILQPGVTSSQDVNPLEEDGLEQVRNVPYRVLAVDDDEVNLRVLEELLYTTGCSVVAVEHAEEALQLLNSRTRFDLVITDWMMPEMSGIELCRRIRERYSLSELPVLLLTARDLPGDIRAGFMAGANDFLRKPVDAEELKARVRTLLNMRHSAEEAVRSEMAFLQAQIKPHFLYNALNVIVSTVAVDPDKAAELLMELSQYLRGSFDFQNRENTVPLCKELELVESYVALEKARFEERLQMTIEVGRNIRSLIPPLSIQPIVENAIRHGVMQRATGGTVRVIVQEAGADFVVSVTDDGVGIPPERLRHLLSEEHVSSSVGLRNIHRRLIHMYGEGLEIESNPMQGTTVSFRVPEMTLSRPSE, encoded by the coding sequence ATGAAAAAACAGGGTGTTTTATTTTTTATTATACTTCTGCTTGCGGTTGCGTTGCCGGTGTATCCGTTAGTGTCGGGCGTATTATCCGGAAACAGTCATTGGAAAGCTCACAACGGTGTTATTGATTTGCGTAATTGGGACCCCGACAAGGAAGGCGCTGTACAGTTGGGAGGAGAGTGGGAGTTTTATCCTAATCAGCTTTTGCAGCCTTCATCTTTTCAGGAAACGCGAGATCAGGATTGGGGAAATCGTCGAAACTCCTCCAAATTGGGATCAGGCACCGGATCTTCCGCCAAAATTGTGGATGTGCCTGGTAGATGGAATCAGTGGATGCCTGGGGGACAGGCGACTGGATATGGTACCTACCATGTTCGTGTACTTTTACCTGAAAAATTGGAAAATCTGTACGGCATCCATATGCAAAACATTCGCAACTCTAGCCGAGTATGGATTGATGGAGCAGAGGTGGGGGCAAGCGGTATTCCCTCTGTTTCGGCCGAAAAAGGCAAACAGGGCAACGCCCCCTTTGTTGGATTTGCTGCAATAGATGGACATGCGACTGATATTATCGTGCATGTGGCTAATTATAGCTATTCCTCCGGGGGAATCATTTATCCGCTGCTGTTTGGTGATTATGCCAGTATTACGCATAGCCGGGAAGTAGCGATGGCAGAGGACACCGTACTGGTCGCAGGATTTTTTATCCCTACTGTATTTTTTATCATGCTGTACCTTTTACGTAAAAAAGAGAAGGCCTTGCTTTACTTAGCATGCTTTTGCGTCGCGGCAATATTTTACATTCTGACACATGGAGAGAAGCTGCTAGTCTGGGGAATGCCGGATTTGCCTTATGAATGGATATTGAAAATTCAATCGTTCTCTTCGACGCTGTTCTACTATTTTCTGATTCGGTATGTTCATCTTACGACACAGATTGTTATGAATCGGATCGTGCTGCGTCTCTATAGTATTACAACCGCACTGATGCTGGGTATGGGGCTATTGTTGCCTACACTGGTACTCTCATCCTTTGAAACGTTTATCCTTCTTTTTGGTGTAGTCAGTGTGGGATATGTATTACTGATCCTAATTCGTGGACTTGTTCAACGGACGGACGACGCTGCACTGCTAGTCATTAGTATTATGAGCATTCTTATGATTGTGGTGACCAGTTTTGTGTATGTTCTGGGATGGGGAGATGTACGTGGGGTAACAGCCTATGAAATGCTCATATTCGTATTGGCTCAAACGCTGCTGCTGGCCAAACGTTTTGTACATTCGTTCATGGAGGTTGAGAACCTATCACGACGTTTGCTAACCCTGGATGGGTTAAAGGACGAATTTCTGGCGAACACGTCACATGAGCTGCGTACTCCTCTACATGGAATTATTAATATCGCTCAATCCATGCTAGACCGCTATGGGACACAATTCAATGAGCCGCAAAAGCACAATTTGGTCTTGATTGCGAATGTAGGGCGCAGGCTTTCCTATTTGATTAACGATATTTTGGATTTTTCTAATTTGAAAAATGGAAGATTAGCCTTAAACCGCCGGCCTGTAAACGTACAAGCTGCAGTGAACTCTGTGCTGGAGGTATTGGGTCATTCGGTAGGTAAGAAAAAGCTCCAATTCGTCAAAGAATGGCCTAATTCGTTGCCTAAGGTGGATGCAGATGAACATCGCCTGAATCAGATCTTATACAATTTATTGGGGAATGCGATGAAGTTTACGGAGGAAGGCGAAATCGTAATCTCTGCCAAGACCAGGAACCGCGAAATGGAAATTAGTGTGAAGGATACCGGACCAGGTATTGCCCCAGACTATCTTTTGCACATCTTTGAACCTTTTAACCGAGGGGCGAATGCTGAGGACGAAGGATATAGTGGAACTGGGCTTGGGTTAGGCATAACCCGTCGTCTGGTGGAGCTGCATGGAGGCCATATCCGAGTAGAGTCCAGATTGGGTAAAGGTTCGACCTTTTATTTTACACTGCCCTTAGCGGAGACTGGTACGTCGGCACATGAAGCTCAAAAAAATGTTTTGTCTGAGGTTATATTGCAGCCTGGTGTGACCTCGAGTCAGGATGTGAATCCGCTTGAAGAAGATGGATTGGAGCAAGTGAGGAATGTTCCTTACAGAGTGCTGGCTGTAGATGATGATGAGGTTAACCTTCGGGTGTTGGAAGAGCTGTTATACACCACAGGTTGTAGTGTGGTGGCTGTGGAACATGCTGAGGAGGCGCTTCAGCTGCTGAATAGCCGTACCCGATTTGACCTAGTCATTACGGACTGGATGATGCCAGAAATGTCCGGTATTGAGCTGTGCCGACGGATTCGCGAACGGTATTCTCTCTCCGAACTACCCGTGTTGCTGCTGACGGCACGCGACCTGCCCGGCGATATCCGTGCAGGCTTCATGGCTGGAGCCAATGACTTTCTACGTAAGCCTGTTGATGCTGAGGAATTAAAGGCGCGTGTGCGCACCCTGCTGAACATGCGCCATTCGGCAGAGGAAGCGGTGCGTTCGGAAATGGCCTTTTTACAGGCACAAATCAAGCCGCACTTTCTGTACAATGCATTAAATGTCATTGTTTCGACCGTAGCGGTAGACCCGGACAAAGCAGCGGAGCTGCTTATGGAGCTGAGCCAGTATTTGCGGGGAAGCTTTGATTTTCAGAACAGGGAGAATACAGTTCCGCTATGCAAGGAACTGGAATTGGTAGAATCGTATGTGGCATTGGAAAAAGCCCGTTTTGAAGAACGTTTGCAGATGACTATAGAGGTAGGGAGGAACATCCGGTCGCTGATCCCGCCATTAAGCATTCAGCCCATTGTGGAAAATGCAATACGACATGGTGTAATGCAGCGGGCCACAGGTGGAACGGTGCGGGTGATTGTACAAGAGGCTGGAGCCGATTTTGTGGTCAGCGTGACCGATGACGGCGTAGGGATTCCGCCAGAGCGACTGCGACACTTACTGTCGGAGGAGCATGTATCCTCCAGTGTGGGGCTGCGTAATATCCATCGCCGTCTGATCCATATGTATGGAGAAGGATTGGAGATTGAAAGCAATCCTATGCAAGGGACGACAGTAAGCTTCCGTGTGCCGGAAATGACCTTATCTCGCCCTAGTGAATGA
- a CDS encoding S-layer homology domain-containing protein — MKLVNRNKWIASAMVLGIASGSIVSLPWMGGAQTAYAATADTQSETGFVAQARTLGLMTGGNQGDFMAQKNLTRAEAAKILCSLFQLEVNNQPQTSFMDVSSDAWGAPYIEAVRAAGYMTGNGELFRPGDAITKEELIVSLVRAMDLQDAGNADAQQNAVQVARNYGLLSEDASATDLKNPLNRESGAEVFVSLLDHPVGEVKSEGNTVRIGNIPYQLEGSLQGLFGENNKAVLKGAKIDLNRNLRTLTGVNKLEINADGGVFDGKGVSFDGRLIVNGSVTLKNMSSTGVLEIKGSGTQPVSAILENTTWSGVELGSQDAQLTATGTTKIDNLTLKNDASIVTEGNAAISRVSLQQGLGKLLVNGSIGLLDASQYVGVPFITLAKGAAISQLNLPEQKQPQDVIINYNAMKEAVSLVNGTTKSSSTGAVVTDTDSKDKKKHNSDIISVDRSRLETEVHAAKELLERAGEGGTDQALYPAGAKENLSIAIHQAMLVLNNTAATQVEVDQALSTLKQDVSVYTASATEPVIGTQELTRLIQLASTTLEQNRMIGDEFPPHWDDSLSQAIRFGNNVLEGNAPQNIVDREVESLGRVIKVYKASVKLRDAYLHFLDVTDRVENLKTDKARYKSIVREGSKVYLNPLSTTEQLEEWTQKIEGATESFLALQAADFSVLKNTLQEAQVIYDQSGSQNTELDNLIQEYTEKMHTAMTQLDVLNLNMELSQRLTVFTAPVSATTREKLQQLVQDIQLKLLSDPVARNYLNTEMTLLDQQTVQAHFALIMPFTPEEQLVISYNQLSQAKGTYIEKYNEKRLQLRNEVIEMQTAINGILAQNSGALSAEAQQSLSSASEHASIFLGLSSFELQDVVPVYEELQRVQSQYAAPIAVDTMLLNYNINLANNEVLMFGRHYIEQDNEELQGQINLASLVLNNPDSTQLQVDQANTDLITAFANYQSKWIVTDLDVNEIKNIANNLLTVNGTDPTTVYFHRVVDAFNRLDPYYPMPEVKKNYMNLEDAIQEYKDFIDSQQQSSGGATPPSDSNGTGSGDSSGGATPPSDNSGTGSGDSSGGATPPSDSSGTGSGENSDGATPPSDNGGTGSGESSDGATPPSDNGGTGSDDSSGGATPPSDSSGTSSDDSNGGATSPSDSSGTGSGDGSGSIPGGGNDDGLIP, encoded by the coding sequence TTGAAACTTGTAAATCGAAATAAATGGATTGCATCTGCAATGGTGCTGGGGATTGCTTCAGGCTCCATTGTATCTCTGCCTTGGATGGGTGGCGCCCAGACTGCTTATGCAGCGACAGCAGATACGCAAAGTGAAACTGGATTTGTAGCACAAGCTCGCACTTTGGGTTTGATGACAGGTGGTAATCAGGGCGATTTTATGGCACAAAAGAATTTGACCCGCGCCGAAGCGGCTAAGATTTTGTGCAGTCTGTTCCAGTTGGAAGTTAACAATCAGCCGCAAACTTCTTTTATGGACGTATCCTCGGATGCATGGGGTGCTCCCTATATTGAGGCTGTACGTGCAGCCGGGTATATGACAGGCAACGGAGAACTGTTCCGTCCGGGGGATGCCATTACCAAGGAAGAACTGATCGTATCGCTAGTACGCGCAATGGACTTGCAGGATGCAGGTAATGCGGACGCACAGCAAAATGCAGTTCAGGTAGCTCGCAATTATGGTCTATTATCAGAGGATGCTTCTGCAACAGATTTGAAAAATCCGTTGAACCGGGAGAGTGGTGCGGAAGTATTTGTTAGCCTGTTGGATCATCCAGTAGGGGAAGTGAAATCAGAGGGCAATACGGTTCGAATCGGAAATATCCCTTACCAGCTGGAAGGATCTTTGCAAGGTTTGTTCGGTGAAAATAATAAAGCGGTATTAAAAGGGGCAAAAATCGATCTTAACCGTAATTTGCGTACACTCACAGGTGTAAATAAGCTGGAAATTAACGCAGACGGTGGCGTATTTGACGGTAAGGGTGTGTCTTTTGATGGACGCCTAATCGTCAATGGTTCGGTAACCTTGAAAAACATGTCCTCCACAGGCGTATTAGAAATCAAAGGCTCAGGTACCCAGCCGGTATCAGCCATTTTGGAAAATACGACATGGTCTGGTGTTGAGCTTGGCTCTCAAGATGCACAATTGACAGCAACCGGGACGACAAAGATTGACAACTTGACGCTGAAAAATGATGCATCGATCGTGACCGAAGGTAATGCCGCGATTAGTCGTGTTTCATTGCAACAGGGACTTGGCAAGCTGTTGGTTAACGGTAGTATTGGTTTGCTGGATGCATCTCAATATGTGGGCGTTCCTTTTATTACGTTGGCTAAGGGAGCAGCAATCAGCCAGCTTAACCTGCCGGAACAAAAACAGCCACAGGATGTTATTATCAACTATAATGCGATGAAAGAAGCTGTTAGTCTCGTGAATGGTACGACGAAATCGTCCTCTACTGGAGCGGTTGTCACGGATACAGACAGCAAAGATAAGAAAAAACACAACAGTGACATTATCAGCGTAGACCGCAGTCGGCTGGAGACAGAAGTCCATGCAGCCAAAGAACTGCTGGAGCGTGCAGGCGAGGGTGGAACGGATCAAGCACTTTACCCAGCCGGAGCGAAGGAAAACCTGTCCATAGCCATCCATCAAGCTATGCTGGTACTAAACAATACAGCAGCTACACAAGTAGAAGTAGATCAAGCGCTCAGCACATTGAAACAGGACGTTTCTGTGTACACAGCCTCAGCCACAGAACCGGTGATTGGAACACAGGAATTAACTAGACTGATTCAGTTAGCTTCGACTACCCTTGAACAAAACCGAATGATTGGTGACGAATTTCCGCCTCACTGGGATGACTCACTAAGTCAAGCGATTCGATTTGGCAACAATGTGTTGGAAGGGAATGCGCCTCAGAACATTGTGGATCGGGAAGTAGAAAGCTTGGGTCGAGTAATCAAGGTATACAAAGCATCAGTAAAACTCAGAGATGCCTATCTGCATTTTCTCGATGTAACGGATCGTGTGGAGAATTTGAAAACGGACAAAGCGCGTTACAAGTCCATAGTGAGGGAAGGATCAAAAGTATATCTGAATCCATTATCTACAACTGAGCAGTTGGAGGAATGGACACAAAAAATAGAAGGTGCCACAGAATCATTCCTAGCACTGCAAGCAGCGGACTTCTCAGTGCTTAAAAATACTTTACAAGAAGCGCAGGTTATCTACGATCAGAGTGGTTCTCAAAATACTGAACTAGACAACCTCATTCAGGAATATACAGAGAAGATGCACACCGCTATGACGCAGCTGGATGTATTGAACTTGAACATGGAGCTGAGTCAAAGGCTTACGGTATTCACTGCGCCAGTGTCTGCTACAACACGGGAAAAACTGCAGCAGTTGGTTCAAGATATTCAACTCAAACTGCTGTCTGATCCTGTGGCTCGTAATTACTTGAATACGGAAATGACGCTTTTAGATCAACAAACAGTACAAGCCCACTTTGCACTCATTATGCCGTTTACTCCTGAGGAACAATTGGTGATCTCTTATAATCAATTAAGTCAGGCTAAAGGGACCTATATTGAAAAATATAACGAGAAAAGGCTACAATTGAGAAACGAAGTCATCGAAATGCAGACAGCGATCAATGGAATTTTGGCGCAAAATTCAGGAGCGTTAAGCGCTGAAGCTCAGCAATCCTTGTCTTCTGCTTCAGAGCATGCCTCCATCTTCTTGGGGTTGTCCAGCTTTGAATTGCAAGACGTTGTTCCCGTATACGAGGAACTGCAACGGGTACAGAGCCAGTATGCTGCACCTATAGCGGTGGATACTATGTTGTTGAATTACAATATCAATTTGGCTAATAATGAAGTTTTGATGTTCGGCCGTCATTATATCGAGCAAGATAACGAAGAACTTCAAGGGCAAATTAATCTGGCAAGCCTTGTGCTTAATAATCCAGATAGCACACAACTGCAGGTAGACCAGGCTAACACAGATTTGATTACAGCGTTTGCGAACTACCAATCCAAATGGATCGTAACTGATCTTGATGTCAATGAGATTAAGAACATTGCGAACAATCTGCTTACAGTAAATGGTACAGATCCTACGACGGTCTACTTTCACAGAGTAGTGGATGCATTCAATCGTCTGGACCCGTATTATCCTATGCCGGAAGTTAAGAAAAATTATATGAATCTGGAAGATGCGATTCAGGAGTATAAAGATTTTATAGACAGCCAGCAACAAAGCAGTGGTGGAGCAACGCCGCCAAGCGATAGCAACGGAACAGGAAGCGGCGACAGCAGCGGTGGAGCAACACCACCAAGCGATAATAGCGGAACAGGAAGCGGCGACAGCAGCGGTGGAGCAACACCACCAAGCGATAGCAGCGGAACAGGAAGCGGCGAGAACAGCGATGGAGCAACACCACCAAGCGATAACGGCGGAACAGGAAGCGGCGAGAGCAGCGATGGAGCAACACCACCAAGCGATAACGGCGGAACAGGAAGCGACGACAGTAGCGGTGGAGCAACACCGCCAAGCGATAGCAGCGGAACAAGCAGCGACGACAGCAATGGTGGAGCAACATCGCCAAGCGATAGCAGCGGAACAGGCAGCGGCGACGGTTCAGGGTCGATTCCTGGCGGTGGCAATGATGACGGTTTGATTCCTTAA
- a CDS encoding alpha-glycosidase, whose product MLLEAIYHHPKRNWAFGYDDETIILRLRTKKNDLTAVHVLTVDKYDWDRTRQLIPMSKFATDGRFDYYECTVKPTHRRLKYGFLLEDGEERIWMNENDFTTEEPQNADSLFQYPFLNPIDILKPPAWVKDAVFYQIFPERFANGDPSISPEGAEEWGGTPQRDNFFGGDLQGILDHLDHLSELGINAIYMTPVFKATTNHKYDTEDYMEVDPHFGDKEILKKLVEACHERGIRVLLDAVFNHSGRTFKPFVDVLEKGEASPYKDWFHVHSFPLEVNDGTPTYDTFGLEPMMPKLNTEHPEVKEYLLNVAKHWIEEIGIDGWRLDVADEVDHAFWREFRTTVKQANPDAYILGEMWNESSEWLQGDQFDATMNYPFTYAVNDFFVKKVTDAQSFAFAIGRQLARYPQQASEVAFNLLDSHDTPRLLTLCGGDKRLMRLAALFQFTYMGAPCIFYGDEVGLDGDADPGCRQCMEWDTDKQDHELFDFYRELIALRKAHPVLRDQGSITFLEAQPEGASLAYERRSDEEVLLVLFNRSDEHHTFELSIPEQEWEVAFGESQWSVGPEGLHVELPPYGYAVLKAAPPRSVKPA is encoded by the coding sequence ATGCTGCTGGAAGCGATATACCACCACCCGAAACGTAATTGGGCTTTTGGTTATGATGATGAAACGATAATTTTACGGCTCCGTACAAAGAAAAATGACCTGACTGCTGTTCACGTTCTTACCGTAGATAAGTACGACTGGGATCGTACTCGGCAGCTTATTCCGATGTCTAAATTTGCCACCGATGGCAGGTTCGATTACTACGAATGTACTGTAAAGCCTACTCACCGTCGGCTGAAATATGGATTTTTGCTGGAAGACGGCGAGGAACGAATTTGGATGAACGAGAACGATTTCACCACCGAGGAACCCCAAAATGCAGACAGTCTGTTCCAATATCCGTTTCTAAATCCGATTGATATATTGAAGCCACCTGCATGGGTGAAGGATGCTGTTTTTTATCAGATTTTCCCGGAACGCTTTGCCAACGGCGACCCCTCCATTAGCCCGGAAGGTGCTGAGGAATGGGGTGGCACACCGCAAAGAGACAATTTTTTCGGTGGCGATCTACAAGGGATTCTCGATCATCTGGATCATCTAAGCGAGCTAGGGATCAACGCCATATATATGACCCCTGTCTTCAAGGCGACGACCAATCATAAATACGATACTGAGGATTACATGGAGGTAGATCCGCACTTTGGGGACAAGGAGATATTAAAAAAACTGGTCGAGGCCTGCCATGAGCGGGGAATCAGGGTCCTGCTCGATGCGGTGTTCAACCACTCGGGGCGTACTTTTAAGCCATTCGTTGACGTACTGGAGAAAGGTGAAGCCTCTCCTTATAAGGACTGGTTCCATGTCCATAGCTTTCCACTGGAAGTGAACGATGGCACACCGACCTACGATACATTCGGGCTGGAACCGATGATGCCCAAGCTGAACACAGAGCATCCTGAGGTAAAAGAGTACCTACTGAATGTGGCAAAACATTGGATTGAAGAGATCGGTATCGACGGCTGGAGGCTGGACGTGGCAGACGAGGTGGATCACGCCTTTTGGCGTGAATTCCGTACGACAGTCAAGCAGGCTAACCCGGATGCATATATTTTGGGTGAAATGTGGAATGAATCGTCTGAATGGCTTCAGGGCGACCAATTCGACGCGACGATGAATTATCCGTTCACCTATGCGGTAAATGATTTTTTCGTCAAAAAAGTGACCGATGCCCAGAGCTTTGCCTTTGCCATTGGGCGACAGCTTGCCCGCTATCCACAACAGGCATCCGAGGTTGCCTTCAATCTGCTGGATAGTCATGATACACCGCGCCTGTTGACACTGTGCGGGGGCGACAAGCGACTGATGCGGCTGGCTGCTTTGTTCCAGTTCACGTACATGGGTGCGCCCTGCATTTTTTACGGCGATGAGGTCGGTCTGGATGGAGATGCTGATCCAGGCTGCCGCCAGTGCATGGAGTGGGACACCGATAAGCAGGACCACGAGCTGTTCGACTTTTATCGTGAGCTGATCGCTCTTCGCAAGGCACACCCTGTCCTTCGTGATCAAGGAAGCATCACTTTCCTGGAGGCACAGCCGGAAGGCGCTTCACTCGCCTACGAGCGCCGCAGCGACGAAGAAGTGCTGCTTGTGCTATTCAACCGTTCCGATGAGCATCACACTTTTGAACTGTCTATTCCAGAGCAGGAATGGGAGGTAGCCTTTGGCGAAAGCCAGTGGTCCGTAGGACCGGAGGGGCTGCATGTCGAGCTTCCACCCTACGGATACGCTGTGCTGAAGGCAGCACCTCCCCGGTCAGTAAAACCTGCTTAA
- a CDS encoding methionine ABC transporter permease has product MMITGTTITWDQLWEALYESILMVSISLFIGALIGIPIGILLVVTRSGGILENKWLYSILNPIINIVRSLPFIILLIAIIPLTRLIVHTSIGTSAAIVPLIIYIAPYIGRLVENSLLEVNPGILEAADAMGATPFQVIRYFLLPEAFSSLILSLTTAAIGLIGATAMAGAVGGGGIGDLAIAYGYQRFDTLVMLITVVILVVFVQGVQSLGNLLSRKARRG; this is encoded by the coding sequence ATGATGATTACAGGAACCACGATAACTTGGGATCAACTGTGGGAAGCTTTGTATGAATCTATACTTATGGTCAGCATATCATTATTTATTGGTGCTCTGATTGGTATCCCTATCGGTATTTTACTCGTCGTCACCCGTTCAGGCGGAATTTTGGAGAACAAATGGCTGTACAGTATTTTAAATCCGATCATTAACATTGTTCGTTCCTTACCGTTTATTATATTGCTAATCGCGATCATTCCGTTAACCCGTCTGATTGTGCATACATCCATTGGGACCAGTGCGGCAATTGTCCCCTTAATTATTTATATAGCACCCTATATCGGCAGGCTGGTCGAAAATTCGTTGTTGGAGGTCAATCCGGGAATATTGGAGGCAGCAGATGCGATGGGGGCGACTCCGTTTCAGGTCATTCGATACTTTTTGCTGCCCGAGGCATTCAGTTCTCTGATTTTGTCGTTAACGACAGCCGCCATTGGACTGATTGGTGCAACGGCTATGGCTGGTGCGGTCGGCGGCGGCGGCATTGGCGATCTGGCGATAGCGTATGGCTATCAACGTTTTGATACGTTAGTTATGCTCATAACCGTCGTCATTCTAGTCGTGTTTGTACAAGGGGTTCAATCCTTGGGCAACCTGCTCTCTCGCAAAGCACGCAGGGGTTAA
- a CDS encoding response regulator transcription factor: MKTNVLYIEDDQDIGAWTHQYLEERNYAVTWLRSGDGAVEAARACRLVILDVMLPGLDGFTIGKRLKKEYPELPILMLSARTSIDDKLQGLDFADDYVTKPFHPDELIARMEILLRRSGSVSEESLQLGHLSVFPPDNRIVNRDTGEEITLTGKQYHIFAYLLRHLGQIMTKEQMYEAVWGDPYIDGDKTLMVHIRHLREKLEIDPAAPRIIETIRGVGYRVKA; this comes from the coding sequence ATGAAAACAAATGTGCTATACATCGAAGATGATCAAGATATTGGTGCTTGGACGCATCAGTATTTGGAAGAGCGGAATTACGCTGTAACCTGGCTTCGCAGTGGGGATGGAGCTGTGGAAGCAGCTCGCGCGTGCCGACTCGTGATTTTGGATGTGATGTTACCCGGCCTGGATGGGTTCACCATTGGGAAGCGGCTCAAGAAAGAGTACCCGGAGCTTCCCATCCTCATGTTGTCTGCCCGTACGTCCATTGATGATAAGTTACAAGGACTGGATTTTGCTGACGATTATGTGACAAAGCCCTTTCACCCCGACGAACTCATAGCACGTATGGAGATTTTGCTGCGGCGATCAGGAAGCGTGTCCGAAGAATCTCTACAACTGGGGCATCTGTCTGTGTTTCCTCCAGATAATCGTATTGTGAATCGTGATACCGGGGAGGAAATTACGCTAACAGGCAAGCAATATCATATTTTTGCTTATTTGCTGCGGCATTTGGGCCAGATTATGACGAAAGAGCAAATGTATGAGGCGGTATGGGGAGATCCATATATCGACGGAGACAAAACTTTAATGGTCCACATTCGGCACTTACGGGAAAAGCTGGAGATTGATCCTGCGGCACCCCGCATCATTGAGACGATCCGTGGTGTAGGTTATCGGGTGAAAGCATAA
- a CDS encoding response regulator produces MVKQTAWSWSNVMDGCSRKGARTQMKAILIDDERSALTYLERLLEADGRLTVMGKYTSAQAGLDHLAAERVDIVFIDIGMPEMNGLEAAEWIQQLDSHIHIVFVTAYSEYAIEAFELQALDYLLKPVHARRLNKTLDRIVATLADSRPSSSVVAAEQLPKVRCFQRLEILEDGQGAVGAKPFKWRTLKSQELFSFLLHHEGEWVSKEQLLDALWPEYHLDKAVVHLHTSIYQIRKALKERMQDTKLEYNLDRYRLNRNGWVTDVELLERGISEWAASGNGGTPRIESLLALYRGNYLEEHDYPWAYAKREKLRNMYLACASELAREELRSGRARQSVQRLLNLQQREPYSDDICGLLLTAYAQLGEYIAAQKHYESFVSLLEDELGIEPQQVTHQLYVQLKTQTLPA; encoded by the coding sequence ATGGTAAAGCAGACAGCTTGGTCATGGAGCAATGTAATGGATGGTTGCAGCAGGAAGGGAGCGCGGACACAGATGAAGGCGATATTGATTGATGATGAGAGGTCGGCACTAACCTACTTGGAACGGTTGCTGGAGGCGGACGGACGATTAACGGTCATGGGCAAATATACGTCTGCACAAGCTGGGTTGGATCATCTGGCGGCAGAACGTGTGGATATTGTTTTTATAGATATCGGAATGCCGGAGATGAACGGACTGGAGGCCGCCGAGTGGATTCAACAGCTGGACTCGCATATTCATATCGTCTTTGTGACTGCGTACTCGGAATATGCTATTGAAGCATTCGAACTGCAAGCACTGGATTACTTGTTAAAACCTGTTCATGCCCGGCGGCTTAATAAAACGTTGGATCGGATTGTAGCCACGCTGGCAGATTCCCGTCCTTCCAGCTCGGTCGTCGCAGCAGAGCAATTACCCAAAGTGCGTTGTTTTCAAAGGCTTGAAATTTTGGAGGATGGACAAGGAGCCGTGGGAGCAAAGCCATTCAAATGGCGTACATTAAAGTCGCAGGAGCTGTTCTCCTTTTTACTACACCATGAAGGGGAATGGGTTAGCAAGGAGCAATTGCTGGATGCGCTGTGGCCCGAATATCATTTGGACAAGGCTGTTGTTCATCTACATACGTCCATTTACCAAATTCGCAAGGCGCTGAAAGAACGGATGCAAGATACGAAGCTGGAGTACAATCTGGATCGCTATCGTTTGAACCGTAATGGCTGGGTTACAGATGTGGAGCTATTAGAGCGGGGAATTTCCGAATGGGCGGCATCTGGCAACGGCGGTACGCCGCGTATCGAGAGCCTGTTGGCTCTGTACCGTGGCAATTATCTGGAGGAACACGATTACCCATGGGCGTATGCAAAAAGAGAAAAGCTGCGCAATATGTATCTGGCATGTGCTTCAGAACTGGCTAGAGAAGAGCTCCGTTCAGGTCGTGCCCGGCAGTCCGTCCAACGCTTGCTCAACCTACAGCAGCGTGAACCTTATTCAGATGATATCTGCGGTTTGCTGCTGACTGCTTATGCCCAACTGGGAGAGTATATAGCTGCTCAAAAGCATTATGAAAGCTTCGTCAGCTTACTGGAAGATGAGTTGGGTATTGAGCCGCAGCAGGTGACACACCAGTTGTACGTGCAATTGAAAACACAGACGCTACCTGCGTAG